A genomic window from Candidatus Thermoplasmatota archaeon includes:
- a CDS encoding alpha/beta hydrolase yields MTTGEVREMPQIKSVDLPTGATLQYAEQGDSAGRPVLFLHGFSDSWHSFEPLMRHLPSAIRVLAPTQRGHGDSSRPERHYRPADFAADAAAFLDALDVPAAVVVGHSMGGTIAQRLAIDHPRRVSALCLVGAFHSLANSKAAQELAGVIEQMEGPVDRDFVREFQKSTIIRPVPQAFFETAVQESMKMPARVWKGVLADMRDDFSFDLHKIAAPTLLVWGEQDGFVPRSDQDAQLAAIPGSRLRVYEGTGHAVHWEQPERFARDLMSFMEEKPN; encoded by the coding sequence ATGACGACCGGAGAAGTGCGCGAGATGCCACAGATCAAGTCTGTCGACCTTCCGACGGGTGCGACGCTCCAATACGCTGAGCAGGGAGATTCCGCTGGACGGCCCGTGCTGTTCTTGCACGGTTTCAGCGACTCCTGGCATTCGTTCGAACCGCTCATGCGGCATTTGCCAAGCGCCATCCGCGTGTTGGCCCCCACGCAGCGAGGCCACGGGGACTCAAGCCGTCCCGAGAGGCACTACCGCCCCGCCGACTTTGCGGCCGACGCGGCGGCGTTCTTGGACGCACTCGACGTCCCGGCCGCCGTCGTCGTAGGCCATTCCATGGGCGGAACGATTGCCCAACGCCTCGCGATCGACCATCCCCGTCGCGTCTCTGCGCTCTGTCTGGTGGGCGCGTTCCACAGCCTGGCCAACAGCAAGGCCGCCCAGGAGCTTGCGGGAGTGATCGAGCAAATGGAGGGTCCTGTCGACCGGGATTTCGTGCGCGAATTCCAAAAGAGCACGATCATCCGGCCGGTGCCGCAGGCGTTCTTCGAGACCGCTGTGCAAGAGAGCATGAAGATGCCGGCGCGCGTGTGGAAAGGCGTGCTGGCCGACATGCGCGACGACTTCTCGTTCGATCTGCACAAGATTGCAGCGCCGACTTTGCTCGTCTGGGGCGAGCAAGATGGGTTCGTCCCGCGAAGCGATCAAGATGCACAGCTTGCCGCAATCCCGGGCTCGCGGCTCAGGGTTTACGAGGGCACGGGCCACGCGGTTCACTGGGAACAGCCGGAACGCTTCGCAAGGGATTTGATGAGCTTCATGGAAGAGAAGCCCAACTGA